From Deinococcus aquaticus, one genomic window encodes:
- a CDS encoding MDR family MFS transporter, producing the protein MWRTLHPNVKTRITTSFLSRMVGSMVFPFMAIYFTAHLGAALAGTLLLAAGVVQFLAGLYGGALADAWGRRRTLLTGEGLKLLAFILMLLGNLDGPNPWVTFAALLLVNVSGGLINPAAEAMLVDVSTPETRTFMYAVNYWAVNLSILIGTLVGGWLYRDHFTLLLGLLVGMSVLTAALCFALMTETRAASPTARTDLGLKPLLRSYAQVVTDRPFLLFVLGGICILSIEFTRTNFIAVHLAQAFPPANWLGVTLDGVRAASVLTAVNTVLIVAFTAPVARWLTGRDPRRPMHAGFALFALGFAALAFSTHLPTLIAASVILSVGELLYVPTRQALLADLIPEDRRGAYLATHGQVFTVSKWVAALGLPLGVAVGGAGMGVALLALGALGSLLTALALRPTAGERVARA; encoded by the coding sequence ATGTGGCGCACCCTGCATCCCAACGTCAAGACCCGCATCACCACGTCGTTCCTGAGCCGGATGGTGGGCAGCATGGTCTTCCCGTTCATGGCCATCTATTTCACCGCGCACCTGGGCGCGGCGCTGGCCGGCACGCTGCTGCTCGCCGCCGGCGTCGTGCAGTTCCTGGCGGGCCTGTACGGCGGCGCGCTGGCCGACGCCTGGGGCCGCCGCCGCACCCTGCTGACCGGTGAGGGCCTGAAACTCCTGGCCTTCATCCTGATGCTCCTGGGCAACCTGGACGGCCCGAACCCCTGGGTGACCTTCGCCGCGCTGCTGCTCGTGAACGTCTCGGGCGGCCTGATCAACCCCGCCGCCGAGGCCATGCTGGTCGACGTGAGTACCCCCGAGACCCGCACGTTCATGTACGCCGTGAACTACTGGGCGGTGAACCTCAGCATCCTGATCGGCACGCTGGTCGGCGGCTGGCTGTACCGCGACCACTTCACACTGCTGCTGGGCCTGCTGGTCGGCATGAGCGTCCTCACGGCGGCGCTGTGCTTCGCGCTGATGACCGAAACCCGCGCCGCCAGCCCCACCGCCCGCACCGACCTCGGCCTCAAACCCCTCCTGCGCAGCTACGCGCAGGTCGTCACCGACCGCCCCTTCCTGCTGTTCGTGCTGGGCGGCATCTGCATCCTCAGCATCGAGTTCACCCGTACCAACTTCATCGCCGTGCACCTCGCACAGGCGTTCCCGCCCGCCAACTGGCTGGGCGTCACCCTGGACGGCGTACGCGCCGCGAGCGTCCTGACCGCCGTGAACACCGTCCTGATCGTGGCCTTCACCGCGCCGGTCGCCCGCTGGCTCACGGGCCGCGACCCCCGCCGCCCCATGCACGCCGGCTTCGCTCTGTTCGCGCTGGGCTTCGCGGCGCTGGCCTTCAGCACGCACCTGCCCACCCTGATCGCCGCGTCCGTGATCCTCAGCGTCGGGGAACTGCTGTACGTGCCCACCCGGCAGGCGCTGCTGGCCGACCTGATCCCCGAGGACCGCCGGGGCGCGTACCTCGCCACGCACGGGCAGGTGTTCACGGTCAGCAAGTGGGTGGCGGCGCTGGGCCTGCCGCTGGGGGTTGCCGTCGGCGGGGCGGGCATGGGGGTGGCGCTGCTCGCGCTGGGGGCCCTGGGCAGCCTGCTGACCGCGCTGGCCCTACGCCCGACCGCCGGGGAGAGAGTGGCCCGCGCCTGA